ACGGCGCATACCTTCACCTTCCGCGCCCATCACCAGCGCCATCGGGCCGGTCATTTTGCTCTGGAACAGGGTGTGATCCGCTTCGCCCGCGGTGCCGACGATCCAGATACTCTCTTCCTGCAACAGACGCATGGTGCGCGCCAGGTTGGTCACACGGATCAGCGGTACGTTCTCCGCCGCGCCGCAGGCCACCTTTTTCGCCGTGGCGTTCAGCTGGGCCGATTTATCTTTCGGTACGATCACCGCATGGACGCCCGCCGCATCGGCGCTACGCAAACAGGCCCCGAGGTTATGGGGATCCGTGACGCCATCGAGGATCAAAAAGAAGGGTTGATCGAGGCTGGCGATCAGATCCGGCAGATCGTTTTCCTGATACTGACGGCCAGGCTTAACGCGTGCAATGATCCCCTGGTGCACCGCGCCTTCGCTCTTCTCATCCAGATACTGGCGGTTCGCCACCTGGATCACCACGCCCTGCGCTTCCAGCGCGTGGATCAGCGGCATAAGACGTTTATCTTCGCGGCCTTTCAGAATAAAGACTTCCTGAAAACGCTCCGGGGCGCGCTCCAGCAGGGCCTGCACCGCATGGATGCCGTAAATCATTTCACTCATTGATGGTACTCATTTGGGGCGGTTTGCGCCGGGTTGTTAGGGCCGTGATAGATATCACCGGCGCCCATTATAACCAACCCACGCCTCAGGTCGAACTTAA
This Kosakonia cowanii JCM 10956 = DSM 18146 DNA region includes the following protein-coding sequences:
- the rlmB gene encoding 23S rRNA (guanosine(2251)-2'-O)-methyltransferase RlmB; the encoded protein is MSEMIYGIHAVQALLERAPERFQEVFILKGREDKRLMPLIHALEAQGVVIQVANRQYLDEKSEGAVHQGIIARVKPGRQYQENDLPDLIASLDQPFFLILDGVTDPHNLGACLRSADAAGVHAVIVPKDKSAQLNATAKKVACGAAENVPLIRVTNLARTMRLLQEESIWIVGTAGEADHTLFQSKMTGPMALVMGAEGEGMRRLTREHCDELISIPMAGSVSSLNVSVATGICLFEAVRQRS